A part of Kwoniella dejecticola CBS 10117 chromosome 5, complete sequence genomic DNA contains:
- a CDS encoding citrate synthase, mitochondrial, with protein sequence MSFIASRSALRAQLRPSFARTFASTPTAYAQSLKERLSELIPKEIENVKAVRAAHGNKSFGEVTVDQAYGGMRGIKGLIWEGSVLDADEGIRFRGLTIPEVQQKLPTAPGGSEPLPEALFWLLVTGEVPTEEQVKGLSQEWAARAELPKFVEELIDRCPNTLHPMTQFSIAVNALNHDSAFAKAYSNGVHKREYWKTTFDDSMDLIAKLPNIAGRIFRNVFGDGKLPSIDANKDYSANLATLLGFGDNADFVDLMRLYITIHSDHEGGNVSAHTGHLVGSALSDPFLAFAASLNGLAGPLHGLANQEVLRWVQKMRAAVGEEPSDEKVAEYVWSTLKSGQVVPGYGHAVLRKTDPRYTAQREFALKHLPNDPGFKLVGQIYKIVPNILLEAGKAKNPWPNVDAHSGVLLTYYGLHQQDFYTVLFGVSRAFGVVSQLIWDRALGMPLERPKSYSTEAIKKMFEGK encoded by the exons ATGAGCTTCATCGCCTCCAGATCCGCTCTCAGAGCTCAG CTCCGACCATCGTTCGCTAGAACTTTCGCTTCTACCCCTACCGCTTACGCCCAATCCCTCAAGGAGCGATTGTCCGAACTCATCCCCaaagagatcgagaatgtcAAGGCTGTCCGAGCCGCCCACGGTAACAAGAGCTTCGGTGAAGTTACCGTTGACCAAGCTTACGGTGGTATGAGaggtatcaag GGTTTGATCTGGGAAGGATCAGTCTTGGATGCCGATGAGGGTATCAGATTCAGAGGATTGACCATCCCTGAAGTTCAACAAAAGCTCCCTACCGCCCCAGGTGGTTCTGAGCCCCTCCCCGAAGCTCTCTTCTGGTTGTTGGTCACTGGTGAAGTCCCTACCGAGGAGCAAGTCAAGGGTCTTTCCCAAGAATGGGCTGCTCGAGCCGAGCTCCCTAAATTCgtcgaggaattgatcgACCGATGCCCTAACACCCTCCACCCAATGACTCAATTCTCCATCGCCGTCAACGCT CTTAACCACGACTCAGCCTTCGCCAAGGCCTACTCTAACGGTGTTCACAAGAGAGAATACTGGAAGACCACCTTCGATGACTCCATGGACCTCATTGCCAAGCTGCCCAACATCGCCGGTCGAATCTTCAGAAACGTTTTCGGTGACGGTAAACTCCCATCCATCGACGCCAACAAGGACTACTCTGCCAACTTGGCCACTTTGCTCGGTTTCGGTGACAACGCCGACTTCGTCGATCTTATGAGATTGTACATCACCATCCACTCTGACCACGAAGGTGGTAACGTATCCGCCCACACTGGTCACTTGGTCGGTTCCGCCCTTTCCGAtcctttccttgccttcGCTGCCTCTCTTAATGGTCTTGCTGGTCCTCTCCACGG TCTTGCTAACCAAGAAGTACTCCGATGGGTCCAGAAGATGAGAGCTGCTGTAGGAGAAGAGCCCTCCGACGAGAAGGTCGCCGAATACGTTTGGTCTACCCTTAAATCCGGTCAAGTCGTTCCCGGTTACGGACACGCCGTCTTGAGAAAGACCGACCCTCGATACACTGCTCAACGAGAATTCGCCCTCAAGCACCTCCCTAACGACCCAGGATTCAAGCTCGTCGGCCAAATCTACAAGATCGTCCCCAACATCTTGCTCGAAGCCGGTAAAGCCAAGAACCCATGGCCCAATGTCGATGCTCACTCCGGTGTCTTGTTGACTTACTACGGTCTCCACCAACAAGACTTCTACACCGTCCTCTTCGGTGTCTCCAGAGCGTTCGGTGTCGTTTCTCAACTCATCTGGGACAGAGCTCTTGGT ATGCCCCTTGAGAGACCCAAGTCATACTCTACTGAAGCCATCAAGAAGATGTTCGAAGGTAAATAA